A window of the Fusarium poae strain DAOMC 252244 chromosome 3, whole genome shotgun sequence genome harbors these coding sequences:
- a CDS encoding hypothetical protein (BUSCO:53865at5125) — MDFGTSFKNGHMGAKKFWRENLPRLKYHNPSVPMIVNRHNQNQKKPTLSIYLRKPDATTPAPETRSQPASSRSNLSKATPPDADEKIVTVDMTEKHSSHILEFVLAETRAVPLKPTKEEIRELQEIDAMAKQAEVDRARMRGLREEKQREEAMLKRARAAGGVAEEEDS, encoded by the exons ATGGACTTTGGCACGAGTTTCAAGAATGGCCATATGGGTGCCAA AAAGTTCTGGCGCGAGAACCTCCCTCGACTAAAGTACCACAACCCTTCGGTCCCCATGATCGTCAACCGACACAACCAAAATCAGAAGAAGCCCACACTCTCCATCTACCTCCGCAAGCCCGACGCCACTACTCCCGCACCAGAAACCCGCTCCCAGCCCGCTTCATCACGCAGCAACCTATCCAAAGCTACGCCTCCGGATGCCGACGAAAAGATCGTCACAGTCGACATGACCGAGAAGCACTCATCCCACATCCTCGAATTTGTCCTTGCCGAGACTCGCGCAGTCCCTCTTAAGCCCACAAAGGAGGAGATCCGCGAGTTGCAGGAAATTGATGCAATGGCTAAACAGGCCGAGGTCGATCGCGCGCGCATGAGAGGCCTACGGGAGGAGAAGCAGCGCGAGGAGGCCATGTTGAAGCGAGCCCGGGCTGCTGGTGGTGTTGCGGAGGAGGAAGACTCGTAG
- the SEC31 gene encoding protein transport protein S31 (BUSCO:3991at5125): MVRLREIPRTAAFAWSPGAGKPILVTGTRAGAVDVDFSDESKLELWDLALDDQQQGLELQPVASISTDARFYDVAWGPPNEDHPRGIIAGALENGSLDLWDAEKLIAGDSDALISQTSKHSGPIKTLEFNPLKPQILATAGAKGELFIYDVNDIANPFRLGNAAARSDDIECLAWNQKVSHILATGGNGGFVTVWDLKTKKASLTLNNNRKAVSSIAWDPNNSTKLLTATPDDNNPVILLWNLRNSNAPERTLQGHESGILSLSWCQQDADLLLSSGKDNRTIVWNPSTGDRYGELPEVTNWTFLTRFNPHNPNLSATASFDGKITVQTLQNTNPDTSKAAAEKNLDDEDFFRAAQDQPQDASWSLAKAPNWFERPVGASFGFGGKIVVFRPNAAQPGQKRTSKITITNFSVDSDVSSATQKFQDDIASGNITEICADRVENAKTDEEKADWEVMGTLVGENPREKIVEYLGFKKDDLTNGSAEETTEDAQEEEETKASTEEAEEKKSKRVSSFFEGTEGDNDDFLSNLAATKGAKTDNPFHLFSDSDTSVEKSITTALMLGNFAKATDLCLKEDRFADAFLIANCGGQELVDKVQAAYLSRKTDMPSYMRLLGSVITKNLWDVVYNADLESWKETMAILCTFSDPTEFSDLCEALGDRINEEGDRKDASFCYLVGSKLEKVVSIWAAELDEAEQAGLKEESGDSTFSVHARSLQNFIEKVTVFRHATKFQDGETKLDSDWKLSTLYNKYTEYADILAGHGQLETAQKYLDLLPSNYPAAELARNRVRLATKKPAAQPAARVPASSSRTTSRAQPTLGYQPPQPALVPGTITGSGPANPYSNIAPSPAAPRSTGSPAQYQPPTNPYQPHNSYAAPAQPGYGAPGGYQPAAQPGYGAPTQPGYGAPAQPAYGAPAPLAPPPMGGPPRNTTPSSVTPAAKIKNMDNWNDVPLVTKAPPARRSTPNVQPITSPFPGQQGTSAPPPPSGAPYGQRTGATPPPPPPKGSAPPRVQSPLAAPTQNFQAPPAASGHNPYAPPPPAAGAIPSPMPNALPRTASPYNAPPATAPPSNRYAPTPAAQPQQQFSQPPGSVPPPGAASRPPLAGSFGAPPQQSTPNQYAPSPYGAPPSQPSAPPTGPPPMNRPGPPGGPAGAASPRPTPPPQSSAPPKARHPAGDRSHIPPNAQRLVDILNQDMQRVASKAPATFAPQVKDTQKRLGLLFDHLNNEELVKPDTIERLTELANALEAKNYDGAHKLQVEIQRDKTEECGNWMVGVKRLVSMSKATP; this comes from the exons atggtGCGCCTTCGAGAGATTCCCCGAACGGCCGCCTTCGCCTGGTCTCCAGGTGCTGGCAAGCCCATCTTAGTCACTGGTACTCGTGCTGGAGCTGTTGATGTAGATTTTTCAGACGAGAGCAAGCTTGAACTCTGGGATCTTGCTCTAGATGATCAACAACAGGGTCTCGAGCTACAACCTGTCGCCAGCATCAGCACCGACGCTAG GTTTTACGATGTCGCATGGGGTCCTCCCAACGAGGATCATCCCCGAGGTATCATCGCCGGCGCCCTCGAGAATGGATCTCTAGATCTTTGGGATGCTGAGAAGCTCATTGCCGGAGATTCAGATGCTCTTATCTCCCAGACATCAAAACACAGTGGTCCAATTAAGACATTAGAATTCAACCCATTGAAGCCCCAGATTCTGGCCACGGCTGGCGCCAAAGGAGAACTCTTCATCTACGACGTCAACGATATTGCCAATCCCTTCCGACTTGGAAACGCTGCTGCCCGATCCGACGATATCGAATGTCTAGCATGGAACCAAAAGGTTTCGCATATTCTTGCCACCGGAGGAAACGGTGGGTTTGTCACGGTCTGGGATCTAAAGACTAAAAAGGCTTCTTTGACTCTCAACAACAACCGAAAGGCCGTCAGCTCTATTGCTTGGGATCCCAACAACTCAACGAAGCTTTTGACAGCAACTCCAGATGACAATAACCCTGTCATTCTGCTATGGAATCTTCGAAACTCCAATGCCCCTGAGAGGACACTTCAGGGACACGAGTCTGGCATTCTCTCTCTGTCTTGGTGCCAGCAAGATGCCGATCTCTTGCTTTCGTCAGGCAAGGACAACCGAACTATTGTGTGGAACCCCAGCACTGGCGATCGATACGGCGAATTGCCCGAAGTGACCAACTGGACTTTCCTAACCCGTTTCAATCCACATAACCCCAACCTCTCAGCAACTGCCAGCTTCGATGGCAAGATCACGGTGCAGACTCTCCAGAACACCAACCCTGATACCTCCAAGGCAGCGGCTGAGAAGAACCTTGATGACGAGGACTTCTTCCGGGCTGCTCAGGATCAGCCTCAGGATGCCTCGTGGTCTTTGGCCAAGGCTCCCAACTGGTTCGAGAGACCCGTCGGTGCCTCATTCGGTTTCGGCGGAAAGATCGTTGTCTTCAGGCCCAATGCCGCTCAGCCTGGCCAAAAGCGCACCTCCAAGATCACGATCACCAACTTCTCCGTTGATTCTGATGTTTCGTCTGCCACCCAGAAGTTCCAGGACGATATTGCTTCTGGAAACATTACTGAAATTTGTGCCGACAGAGTCGAGAATGCCAAGACTGACGAAGAAAAGGCCGATTGGGAGGTGATGGGCACTTTGGTTGGCGAAAACCCTCGTGAAAAGATTGTCGAATATCTTGGTTTCAAGAAGGATGATCTCACAAATGGAAGTGCTGAAGAAACTACTGAGGATGCtcaggaggaagaggagaccAAGGCGTCAACTGAGGAGGctgaggaaaagaagagcaagCGTGTGTCGAGCTTCTTTGAAGGCACTGAAGGCGATAACGATGACTTCTTGTCCAACCTCGCTGCTACGAAGGGTGCCAAGACAGATAACCCCTTCCATCTCTTCAGCGACTCCGATACTTCCGTTGAAAAGAGCATCACAACTGCTCTGATGCTTGGTAACTTCGCCAAAGCAACTGACCTGTGCCTCAAAGAGGATCGATTTGCTGATGCATTCCTGATTGCCAACTGTGGTGGTCAAGAACTGGTTGACAAGGTTCAAGCTGCCTACCTATCGCGCAAGACAGATATGCCAAGCTATATGCGTCTTCTCGGTTCTGTCATCACAAAGAACCTTTGGGACGTAGTCTACAATGCCGACCTGGAGAGCTGGAAAGAGACCATGGCTATCCTCTGCACCTTCTCCGACCCGACCGAATTCTCGGATCTTTGCGAGGCATTGGGTGACCGGATCAACGAGGAAGGTGACCGAAAGGATGCTTCGTTCTGCTACCTGGTCGGTtccaagcttgagaaggTAGTGTCCATCTGGGCTGCTGAGCTTGACGAAGCCGAACAGGCAGGACTGAAGGAGGAGTCCGGCGATTCTACCTTCTCTGTCCATGCTCGATCTCTGCAGAACTTCATCGAAAAGGTCACCGTCTTCCGCCATGCCACCAAGTTCCAGGACGGCGAGACGAAACTGGACTCGGACTGGAAGCTTTCCACCCTGTACAACAAATACACCGAGTATGCTGATATCCTGGCTGGCCATGGCCAACTCGAGACTGCTCAGAAGTATCTCGACCTTCTCCCTTCGAATTATCCCGCTGCTGAGCTGGCAAGAAACCGCGTGCGTCTAGCTACCAAAAAGCCTGCTGCCCAACCCGCTGCCCGAGTACCAGCATCATCAAGCCGAACCACATCCCGGGCTCAGCCTACTCTCGGATATCAGCCTCCTCAACCGGCACTTGTCCCTGGAACCATAACCGGCTCCGGCCCTGCCAATCCTTACAGCAACATTGCTCCAAGCCCTGCCGCTCCCCGATCTACTGGATCGCCTGCACAGTATCAGCCACCGACAAACCCTTATCAGCCACATAACAGTTATGCCGCTCCTGCGCAACCCGGTTATGGTGCGCCAGGTGGTTATCAACCTGCTGCTCAACCAGGATATGGTGCTCCAACTCAGCCTGGTTACGGCGCTCCCGCTCAACCTGCTTATGGTGCACCTGCTCCCTTGGCACCTCCCCCAATGGGTGGTCCTCCTCGCAACACCACTCCCTCGTCGGTAACACCCGCGGCCAAGATAAAGAACATGGACAACTGGAACGACGTGCCTCTTGTGACCAAGGCACCTCCAGCACGCAGAAGCACGCCCAACGTTCAGCCTATCACTTCTCCTTTCCCCGGCCAGCAAGGCACAAGTGCTCCCCCACCCCCCAGCGGTGCTCCTTACGGGCAACGAACTGGAGCAActccccctcctcccccCCCCAAGGGATCCGCGCCCCCTCGAGTTCAATCTCCCCTAGCAGCTCCCACCCAGAACTTTCAGGCTCCTCCAGCTGCCAGTGGCCACAACCCTTACGCACCCCCTCCTCCAGCTGCTGGCGCAATCCCTTCGCCAATGCCAAACGCTCTCCCACGGACTGCGTCGCCGTACAATGCTCCTCCTGCCACGGCACCTCCCTCCAATCGATATGCTCCCACTCCTGCTGCCCAGCCACAGCAACAGTTCAGCCAGCCCCCAGGATCTGTGCCACCTCCTGGAGCCGCCAGCCGTCCTCCCCTAGCTGGTTCGTTCGGCGCTCCGCCTCAGCAGTCAACTCCCAACCAGTATGCTCCCTCGCCATACGGTGCCCCTCCTAGCCAGCCATCCGCGCCACCAACCGGGCCACCTCCTATGAATCGGCCTGGGCCTCCTGGAGGACCTGCTGGTGCTGCTTCTCCCAGGCCAACTCCTCCTCCCCAGTCCTCGGCGCCTCCCAAGGCGAGGCATCCTGCCGGTGACCGATCACATATCCCTCCTAACGCCCAACGTCTAGTTGATATCCTGAACCAAGATATGCAGCGCGTCGCTTCTAAAGCTCCTGCGACATTTGCGCCTCAGGTCAAAGATACACAGAAGCGACTTGGCTTACTCTTTGACCATCTCAATAATGAGGAACTCGTTAAGCCTGACACAATTGAGCGATTGACTGAGCTTGCCAATGCTCTTGAAGCCAAGAACTACGACGGTGCGCATAAGCTGCAGGTTGAGATCCAGCGAGACAAGACTGAGGAGTGTGGCAACTGGATG GTTGGTGTCAAGCGTCTGGTTAGCATGAGCAAGGCTACGCCATGA
- a CDS encoding hypothetical protein (BUSCO:49567at5125) gives MTTKPSWQRANLCDSLHSSLNVVPNTVLIMSPRNLNVLITSFAGLGLPPTLVLPLSPSTTVTELRERLNVRLPTTQSRLILTTLSNKQLPTASDSPISEYLSTTDDEFLSLRLAVPLCGGKGGFGSQLRAAGGRMSSRKKKSQEDHGSSRNLDGRRLRTVNEAKALAEYLSIKPEMEKKEKEKRRERWEQIVQASEQKEAEIKSGSKSRLDGQWVEDKEESSERTREAVLAAMKAGNYRDNLLGTSNGSNSTQPSNEQSGSDDEKGASEESTPPPVEESKTDKGKARTFFGFDEDDEFMSSDEEDGE, from the coding sequence ATGACAACCAAACCCAGCTGGCAGCGAGCGAATCTTTGCGACAGCCTTCATTCATCTCTCAACGTTGTACCAAACACAGTCCTCATCATGTCTCCACGAAACCTGAATGTGCTGATCACTAGCTTTGCTGGTTTGGGACTACCACCGACTCTTGTCCTTCCGCTgtctccatcaacaacagTTACAGAATTGCGCGAACGCCTGAATGTCCGACTACCAACAACCCAGTCAAGACTCATCCTTACCACTCTTTCGAACAAGCAACTCCCGACCGCATCAGACTCGCCCATCTCCGAATATCTTTCCACAACTGATGATGAGTTCCTTTCCTTACGACTCGCGGTGCCCCTATGCGGTGGCAAGGGTGGTTTTGGATCACAGCTGAGAGCCGCGGGTGGTCGCATGTCCTcgcgcaagaagaagagccaaGAGGATCATGGATCCAGTCGAAATTTGGATGGTCGACGCTTGCGCACAGTCAACGAAGCCAAGGCTCTGGCAGAATACTTGTCTATCAAGCCTGAGATGGAGAAAAAGGAGAAAGAGAAACGCCGTGAGCGTTGGGAGCAGATCGTCCAAGCCTCCGAACAAAAGGAGGCCGAGATCAAGTCAGGCAGTAAAAGCCGACTGGATGGCCAGTGGGTTGAGGATAAGGAAGAGAGTAGTGAAAGGACTCGAGAGGCTGTTTTGGCGGCTATGAAGGCCGGCAACTATAGAGACAATTTGCTCGGCACTTCTAATGGTTCCAACTCTACACAGCCAAGCAACGAGCAGTCTGGTTCAGACGATGAGAAGGGAGCATCCGAGGAATCAACGCCACCACCGGTTGAAGAGTCCAAAACCGACAAGGGCAAAGCAAGAACATTCTTCGGCtttgacgaagatgatgaatttATGAGCtcagatgaagaggatgggGAATGA
- a CDS encoding hypothetical protein (BUSCO:54406at5125) has product MSDAARWKATVHVGGLSQMATQSHVLDAFIPFGEIVEVKVPKPDAPNSTEAHRGFAYVEYEDAADAKEAIDNMDQSEFFGKVLKVSQAKAPKSADDGLGSKTAIWEKEGWLAEHAADDEGAVADSGPDPMQGLEQLDVAGPKPE; this is encoded by the exons ATGTCGGACGCAGCTCGATGGAAGGCCACAGTCCATGTAGGCGGCCTGTCTCAAATGGCAACTCAGAGTCACGTTCTAGACGCCTTTATCCCATTCGGTGAGATTGTCGAGGTCAAGGTGCCAAAACCTGACGCGCCAAACTCCACAGAAGCCCATAGAGGTTTCGCATATGTCGAGTACGAAGATGCTGCAGATGCGAAGGAAGCTATCGATAATATGGATCAATCGGAGTTTTTCGGAAAGGTCCTCAAGGTCTCACAAGCCAAGGCGCCCAAGAGCGCAGATGATGGACTAGGCAGCAAGACAGCTATTTGGGAAAAG GAAGGATGGCTGGCTGAGCATGCAGCAGATGATGAGGGAGCAGTGGCAGATTCTGGTCCTGACCCCATGCAAGGATTGGAACAGCTTGATGTCGCAGGACCAAAGCCTGAATAA
- the COX12 gene encoding Cytochrome c oxidase subunit 6B (BUSCO:57600at5125), translating to MSDDGQELVTKPFKFVTGTDARFPNMNQTKHCWQNYVDYHKCIIAKGEDFAPCRQFWLSYRSLCPSGWYQRWDEQREAGNFPVKLDA from the exons ATGTCGGACGACGGTCAGGAGCTTGTTACCAAGCCCTTCAAGTTTGTCACTG GCACTGATGCTCGTTTCCCCAACATGAACCAGACCAAGCACTGCTGGCAAAACTACGTCGATTACCACAAGTGCATTATCGCCAAGGGCGAGGACTTTGCGCCCTGCCGCCAG TTCTGGCTGTCTTACCGATCCCTCTGCCCCTCCGGCTGGTACCAGCGTTGGGATGAGCAGCGCG AGGCCGGCAACTTTCCTGTCAAGCTCGACGCTTAA
- a CDS encoding hypothetical protein (TransMembrane:1 (o44-63i)) — MRSTAALRMFRQTPRMLRPVPKEDQAGHTISQRLRKLKQIPPELYPLAVVVGFALGAAGYSVSRKFIVDKNLRLARQGPAARQASNGHGESEEH, encoded by the exons ATGCGTTCTACTGCTGCTCTCCGAATGTTCAGGCAGACGCCTCGCATGCTGCGACCCGTCCCC AAGGAGGACCAGGCTG GCCACACCATTTCTCAGCGACTCCGAAAGCTCAAGCAGATCCCTCCTGAGCTGTACCCCCTCG CTGTCGTTGTTGGCTTCGCTCTCGGCGCTGCCGGCTACTCCGTTTCCCGCAAGTTCATCGTCGACAAGAACCTCCGTCTCGCTCGACAGGGTCCCGCTGCGCGTCAGGCAAGCAATGGTCACGGTGAGAGCGAGGAACACTAA
- a CDS encoding hypothetical protein (BUSCO:57371at5125) — translation MLIPKADRKKIHEYLFREGVLVAQKDFNLPKHPDIDTKNLFVIKALQSLNSRGYVKTQFSWQYYYYTLTPEGLDYLREWLHLPAEIVPATHIKQQRSHAPPRGMLGEGERERRPFGRGRGGDRGDREGGYRRRDAGEGKEGGAPGEFAPQFRGGFGRGRGAAPPS, via the exons ATGTTGATTCCCAAGGCCGACCGCAAGAAGATCCACGAG TACCTCTTCCGTGAGGGTGTCCTCGTCGCCCAGAAGGACTTCAACCTTCCCAAGCACCCCGATATCGACACCAAGAACCTGTTCGTTATCAAGGCTCTGCAGTCGCTCAACTCTCGCGGCTATGTCAAGACTCAGTTCTCTTGGCAATACTACTACTACACCCTGACCCCCGAGGGCCTCGACTACCTCCGCGAGTGGCTTCACCTCCCCGCTGAGATCGTTCCCGCTACCCACATCAAGCAACAACGATCGCACGCTCCTCCCCGTGGCATGCTCGGTGAGGGCGAGCGCGAGCGACGACCTTTCGGCCGTGGCCGTGGTGGTGACCGAGGTGACCGTGAGGGCGGATACCGACGAAGGGATGCTGGCGAGGGCAAGGAGGGTGGTGCTCCCGGCGAGTTCGCTCCTCAGTT CCGTGGTGGATTTGGCCGTGGCCGTGGCGCTGCTCCCCCTTCTTAA
- a CDS encoding hypothetical protein (TransMembrane:1 (o934-955i)~BUSCO:3173at5125), whose amino-acid sequence MAPWLSRRGSQPNNSNISNSDLITRIHNTALHTPTTLPALYSNNLQATSNGNRFELSFSNNNADSSSDESDLHPSRPSPSRPQRPPHTRSMSQPFPSLFSSKKKRQNSVGAPPPDLGFADDDVVMPRQAPKTHARTPSHSGNGNSPAGSRDFATGNCMTCGSLVRWPRDLKVFKCTICTTVNDLEPLSADHDGSKPRKDANHDTSQVNSPRVTHVSIEQTKRLVNQSIQSYLTKRLHPIPKPPTEPPPEPPVQSKLSFSSRMQAVGRNLSPIDPKKGATPSSKSPAIQVSHYTFDEEPTLRANPVRSHSSPMPRSFSSSCSERPPVQKILQDNAPREIRTHSSNTSESDPKRIFKALEDYVVACFGSFECINSSFSTHPRPAMRNVSEAARRKPPPPNEPREQRGHRQAPSENHALREQRQARTAPPVEDSTFDLDPKMLLLGDFAENGTWWMGNQEESRPRRPSAHRAERSPPNALIHTKTPQLNWGDLMTWYMVMVNPAKGWFTIYEEICREQNFQTPPQRELQLIERELLQGQEHARRVLLKATEMLLKRPGRPLKDPTDLRFLLLILENPLLHENENLFHGIIQPENNSPSRANFTRSRKGSVPETGPLSGQHSGIIKRIIGLISNSSPECHNQLISWFARYHPSRFVRTKEIASGFLTYRMIRQSGKKQEVKVDITAGLIPQMQEGRSGAFLYDEINRSTSSKKAKEPEKKVIYGEDWQIRASSRVLALLFAANNSPHSRKIEDSSSPSGERCTGVHFHGQMLPTSDFYNSMIDYTDLVADFENWEARKSKFTFCQYPFLLSIWAKNHILEHDARRQMQSKARDAFFDSIMSRKAINQFLELNVRRDCLVDDSLKAVSEVIGSGSEDIKKGLRITFNGEEGVDAGGLRKEWFLLLVREVFNPDHGLFLYDEDSQYCYFNPNAFETSDQFFLIGVVMGLAIYNSTILDVALPPFAFRKLIASAPTHGTGASAHPKPPMRYTLEDLAEYRPRLARGLQQLLEYEGNVEETFCLDFVVDMDKYGTQVQVPLCRGGERIPVTNSNRREYVDLYVRHVIDVSVTRQFEPFKRGFYTVCGGNALSLFRPEEIELLVRGSDEALDINSLRGVAEYDNWSNKKPDGSEPVIDWFWETFQEATSQDQRKLLSFITGSDRIPATGAAVLPIKISCLGEDEGRYPIARTCFNMLSLSRYASKERLEKMLWTAVRESEGFGIK is encoded by the exons ATGGCTCCCTGGTTGAGTCGTCGTGGGTCCCAacccaacaacagcaacatcTCTAATAGTGACCTCATTACCCGAATTCACAATACGGCTTTACATACACCAACTACATTGCCAGCGCTTTACTCGAATAACTTACAGGCAACATCTAACGGCAATCGCTTCGAGCTTTCCTTCTCAAACAACAACGCCGATTCAAGCTCCGACGAATCCGACTTGCATCCCTCGAGACCTTCTCCCTCCAGACCTCAACGACCTCCACACACGCGCTCTATGAGCCAgcccttcccttcccttttCAGCagcaagaaaaagaggcAGAACTCGGTCGGCGCACCACCGCCCGACCTGGGCTttgcagatgatgatgtcgtgATGCCTCGACAAGCGCCCAAGACTCATGCTCGAACCCCTTCGCAtagtggaaatggaaatagCCCAGCAGGAAGCAGAGATTTTGCAACTGGAAATTGCATGACATGCGGATCGCTGGTACGCTGGCCAAGGGATCTCAAGGTCTTCAAATGTACTATCTGCACAACAGTCAACGATTTGGAGCCTCTAAGTGCAGACCATGATGGCTCTAAGCCGCGCAAGGACGCGAACCATGATACTTCTCAAGTCAATTCACCACGAG TCACGCATGTCTCCATCGAACAGACAAAGCGACTTGTCAACCAGTCGATACAGTCCTATCTGACCAAGAGGCTGCATCCAATCCCCAAACCTCCAACCGAGCCGCCACCAGAGCCGCCTGTGCAGAGCAAGTTATCGTTCAGCAGTCGGATGCAAGCCGTTGGCCGCAATCTTTCGCCAATAGATCCGAAAAAAGGAGCCACCCCCTCCTCCAAATCACCTGCTATACAAGTTTCCCATTATACATTTGACGAGGAGCCTACGCTACGGGCGAACCCTGTGCGGTCACACTCTTCGCCTATGCCGCGctccttttcctcttcctGTTCTGAGAGACCTCCAGTGCAGAAGATACTACAAGACAATGCGCCAAGAGAGATACGAACACATTCGTCAAACACATCCGAGAGTGACCCGAAAAGGATCTTCAAGGCATTGGAGGACTATGTGGTCGCGTGTTTTGGCTCGTTCGAGTGTATCAATTCTTCATTCTCGACACACCCTCGCCCTGCGATGAGAAATGTAAGCGAAGCAGCTCGTCGCAAGCCCCCGCCGCCCAATGAGCCACGAGAACAGCGAGGACATCGTCAGGCTCCCTCGGAAAATCATGCTCTTCGCGAACAACGACAAGCGCGAACCGCCCCTCCAGTGGAGGATAGCACGTTTGATCTTGACCCTAAGATGCTGCTTCTTGGTGATTTCGCCGAGAATGGAACTTGGTGGATGGGAAACCAGGAGGAGTCAAGACCTCGAAGACCTTCGGCACACAGAGCCGAACGGAGCCCCCCTAATGCGCTGATCCACACGAAGACACCACAACTGAATTGGGGTGACTTGATGACGTGGTacatggtgatggtgaatCCTGCCAAAGGATGGTTTACGATTTACGAAGAAATCTGTCGAGAACAGAACTTCCAAACGCCTCCGCAGCGTGAATTGCAGTTGATAGAACGAGAATTGTTACAGGGACAAGAACACGCTCGACGTGTCTTGCTTAAAGCGACAGAGATGCTTCTGAAACGACCTGGAAGGCCATTGAAAGATCCCACAGATTTGCGTTTTCTCCTTCTTATTCTTGAAAATCCTCTTCTACACGAGAACGAAAACCTGTTTCACGGAATCATCCAACCAGAGAATAACTCGCCTTCTAGAGCTAATTTCACTCGATCAAGAAAGGGCAGTGTCCCCGAAACCGGTCCCTTGTCTGGACAGCATTCTGGAATTATCAAGCGCATAATAGGACTTATATCGAACTCCTCGCCTGAGTGCCATAACCAGTTGATTTCCTGGTTTGCTAGGTATCACCCTTCTAGATTTGTCAGAACAAAGGAAATTGCATCCGGCTTTCTAACATATCGCATGATACGACAAAGTGGAAAAAAGCAAGAAGTCAAAGTAGACATCACAGCTGGACTAATTCCACAAATGCAAGAAGGCCGCTCAGGAGCTTTTCTTTATGACGAGATTAACCGATCGACCTCGTCAAAGAAAGCAAAGGAGCCGGAAAAGAAGGTCATTTATGGCGAAGACTGGCAGATCAGAGCTTCTTCTCGAGTTCTGGCTCTACTTTTTGCTGCTAACAACTCGCCGCACAGTCGAAAAATTGAAGATTCTTCCTCGCCTTCTGGCGAGAGGTGCACTGGCGTGCATTTTCATGGCCAGATGCTCCCAACAAGCGACTTTTACAACTCGATGATTGACTACACCGACCTCGTTGCAGACTTTGAAAACTGGGAAGCTCGAAAGAGTAAATTCACATTCTGCCAGTACCCCTTCCTCCTGAGTATCTGGGCAAAAAATCATATTCTGGAGCATGATGCCCGTCGTCAAATGCAGAGCAAAGCGCGAGATGCTTTTTTTGATAGTATCATGAGTCGGAAGGCCATTAACCAGTTCCTAGAGTTGAATGTTCGCCGCGATTGTCTTGTTGACGACAGTCTCAAGGCTGTCAGTGAGGTGATTGGGAGCGGGAGCGAAGATATCAAAAAGGGTCTCCGCATTACCTTCAACGGCGAAGAGGGAGTGGATGCCGGCGGTCTGCGGAAAGAAtggtttcttcttcttgtcagaGAGGTTTTCAATCCCGATCATG GATTGTTTCTTTACGATGAGGACTCGCAGTATTGCTATTTCAACCCAAATGCTTTCGAAACATCAGAccagttcttcttgattGGCGTTGTGATGGGCCTTGCCATCTACAACTCGACTATTCTTGATGTGGCCCTACCACCCTTTGCATTCCGTAAACTCATTGCTTCTGCTCCTACCCATGGCACTGGAGCATCGGCTCATCCAAAGCCGCCAATGCGCTACACGCTAGAAGATCTTGCTGAATATCGACCTCGACTGGCTCGAGGACTGCAGCAATTGCTTGAATATGAAGGGAACGTGGAAGAGACCTTTTGTCTCGATTTTGTTGTTGACATGGACAAATACGGCACCCAGGTCCAGGTTCCTCTCTGCCGAGGAGGCGAACGAATTCCTGTCACGAACAGCAATCGTCGAGAATATGTGGACCTTTATGTACGCCACGTTATTGATGTGTCTGTAACAAGGCAATTTGAGCCCTTCAAACGAGGCTTCTATACTGTATGTGGAGGTAATGCTTTGTCCCTCTTCagaccagaagagatcgagcTTCTGGTACGAGGCTCGGACGAAGCACTTGACATCAACTCACTCAGGGGCGTCGCCGAGTATGATAACTGGAGCAACAAGAAGCCGGATGGCTCTGAGCCTGTCATTGACTGGTTCTGGGAGACATTCCAGGAGGCTACGTCTCAAGACCAGCGCAAACTTCTCTCATTTATTACCGGCAGTGATCGAATCCCTGCCACGGGTGCTGCTGTACTACCAATCAAAATCTCTTGCCTAGGCGAGGACGAAGGCAGGTATCCTATCGCTCGAACATGTTTCAACATGTTGTCTCTCTCGCGATACGCATCCAAAGAAAGATTGGAAAAGATGTTGTGGACTGCTGTGCGCGAAAGCGAAGGTTTCggaataaagtaa